The Theobroma cacao cultivar B97-61/B2 chromosome 2, Criollo_cocoa_genome_V2, whole genome shotgun sequence genome includes the window TGCTACCAAAATTCCATCGCTTTCCCTTTCCTTCCTTGAccgagaaaaaaaaaaaaacagacgTACACTAGATTTCACTATCTGTTACTTCACTTTCAACAGCGTAACTTAGAACTTGACTTAGTTTTAATAATTTgggtttcttttttgtttgtttgtttgtttgtttgtttgtttataGGTTCAGAGTCGTTTATTGGAGTGAACTATGGCCAAGTAGCTGACAACTTGCCGCCTCCATCAGCCACCGCGAAGCTTCTACAATCCACGTCGATAGAGAAGGTTAGGCTGTACGGTGCGGATCCGGCTATCATCAAAGCTTTAGCTAACACCGGAATTGGAATCGTTATTGGAGCTACTAATGGAGATGTTCCAGCTTTGGCCTCCGATCCCAACTCAGCTGCTCAGTGGGTTAACTCGAATGTTTTGCCCTTTTACCCTGCCAGCAAGATCATTCTTATCACTGTTGGCAATGAGGTTACTTTCGAAAATTACCATTTGTCCTTTACAGTCTCCTTTTTTTCCactttttaaaagattaaaaagggGGCGATGTTTGTTTAAGAGGAAAAGATTGGAACATTCTTAGATTTCAGTAAAAGTGAGAACTTTTCCTCGTGAAAACCAACACCAATTTTAGtgacaagaaaatatttaaatcgCAAATgtttttttgatttgttttcagttcataattaaaaaaattctgttGTTTTTGACAGGTTTTGATGACAAATGACCCGAACCTGATAAACCAGCTTCTACCTGCAATGCAAAATGTCCAAAACGCCCTTAACGCGGCCTCACTCGGTGGCAAGGTCAAGGTCTCGACGGTTCACTCCATGGCGGTGTTGAGTCAGTCCGACCCACCATCTTCCGGGTTGTTTAGCCCGAGTTACCAACCCGCGTTGAAGGGCTTGCTTCAGTTCCAGAAGGAAAATGGGTCCCCTTTTGCTATTAATCCGTACCCATTTTTCGCTTATCAAAGTGACTCCAGACCTGAAACGCTTGCCTTCTCCCTGTTTCAACCTAACGCGGGACGAGTCGACTCAGGAAACGGGATCAAGTACACGAACATGTTTGATGCTCAGGTTAGCCAATTAGTCCGCTTTGGTTTTTAATTGGTGATTGTAAGATAAAAGTAATCGTTTTCAGGGAAtgtttaattgattatttaattgtcGGTGGGCTTTCCATGCACGTGTGAACTGATTATTTACTACTTCGATATGGGCTGGGCTTGTTTTGGTGTTAACCAAACCCATCTAAGAGAGTTGACATGGGAGTCAACAGACAACAGTACGGAACATACGTGGAACATACGTTAGTTTTGCCCAGTGGTCTACGACATTGACGTAGGATGTTCACAGTTCAAGGATTAGATCGGATgaattcatttctttatttttgagtTGTCATCGTTTTGATTTACTTTTTGACTTAAACCGACGAttcctttggttttttctttctttgcctaATCTCCAgctgtttcttttttaaatcaGGGTGCTTTGTACGTTTTCCTTTTTAAGCCACCAATAATATGTATTTACTCTTTAGGAATCACTTCAAGAAATAACTGGCGGCACCCTTTGTTCAGGTTGAGTTGGTTAACTGGTTTATGATAACACCTTTCATCTGATGATTGTTCATTTGTTTGTTGTTCGATGTGATGATAGGCTCCTGTCTTGTCTGTCATGGTTTTGATGACTTTTTTCTTCCATGTGGTCCCTAAATACATACGAGTTAGTAGCAGGGTATTTGCTTCAGTatcctctcttcttttttttttttccttatcgCGTTTTGGGACAGAATCTAAATCTTcgaataaatttatattaaaactaCTGAATTTGTTGCAAAGTTTGATTAAGTTCGTTATCTTGTTGCAATTGGCCAGGGGGCATAACGTTTGATGTTAGGAACGTTATTACGGATCCATGTATACATGGCACAAATGAATTAGCACTCCACCGTCATTTCTCCCTTAACTGTAAAGATCTGGGCTATATTATGTTATTGTAAGATgataaaatgactaaaaattcATTGTGCATTTACGCAGAGCATGTGATATGTGATATGTATGCATTTGTCTGAGAAAGAGCCTGACTCTAGGCGTCTGAAGTGATCTAGTGATGACCCCTTACTAAGTTACTGTATCTCTTTAATTCCTCTTGTCTTTTTCATTGAATAATTGGAGGGACTAAGTGTCGTTGATGTGACTTGTTGTGCTTGGTGACAGGCTGGCCATTGCAATAATTCTAGGTTTGCTCTTCCAGGATTTCATTCATGGTTGGATGTAGATGTATGGAtaatcaaagtgaacacattttAACGAGgtccaaaaaaatataaccGTCATGTTACTGGAAAAGGATTATATTTCTTACCATAACATAGTAATTTGGCTACATATTATGGCATTTGAATATTTACTGTCAGTCCTAAATAACTGAAATGTTGCTCTGTCTGAATATTATCTAGCATGCTGGCTTAGCAGTTGATCCATCAGTTGGAAACTTGAGTGCAATCGAATGATTTCATGCCTTTTAACACCATGAGATGATTATGATGTGCAGGTCGATGCAGTGCATTCTGCCTTGAGTGCTATGGGGTTCAAGGATGTTGAGATTATGGTTGCTGAGACAGGGTGGCCATATGCTGGGGACAGTAATGAAGTTGGACCTAGCATCGAGAATGCAAAAGCCTATAACGGGAATTTGATTGCCCATCTGAGATCAATGGTCGGGACTCCATTGATGCCTGGAAAATCCGTGGATACATACCTCTTTGCGCTCTATGATGAGGATTTGAAATCTGGCCCTGCTTCTGAACGGGCATTTGGACTTTTCAGGCCTGACCTTTCAATGACATACGAAGCTGGGCTTTCAAAGAGTAGTCAGGTGAGTctattaattagtttatttgaatttaaaaaaaaaaaagaagaagaaaaaacccTTATCAATAATGGTTGAAAAACAATTCTTATTATTCTTAATGGAGCTTTTGTACAATCTTAGTCTGAAGGTTATGTCACGGTGGCAGAAAGCTGAATAGAAAGTTGTTTACAGTTAGGTACTTaggtttcttataaaatagtGCGAAACATATGTTACAAGAGAGTAGATGATTATgaagataaaattttcaagccaGCTTTAAGAGATTAAGTATCGTGGAAGCTCAAACCGATCAAACGATTGTCTTAAGGCATATGACGGAATAAGTTCAGAGTAATTCCACTCAAGTAATCACAGTTAAAGACTGCATGAGATGAATTGTCAAATATATTCTGAAGCTAAGTTTAGCTGCCATAAATCAGGTAGTGTCTCCCTAGCtgtaaaaattacaaaatcttGTTACCCATTATTCTTTCAGCCtcaaaaaaacttttttttttttgcaccaAATAA containing:
- the LOC18607792 gene encoding glucan endo-1,3-beta-D-glucosidase isoform X1, producing the protein MATLFLFLSFLLLSFHFSSSESFIGVNYGQVADNLPPPSATAKLLQSTSIEKVRLYGADPAIIKALANTGIGIVIGATNGDVPALASDPNSAAQWVNSNVLPFYPASKIILITVGNEVLMTNDPNLINQLLPAMQNVQNALNAASLGGKVKVSTVHSMAVLSQSDPPSSGLFSPSYQPALKGLLQFQKENGSPFAINPYPFFAYQSDSRPETLAFSLFQPNAGRVDSGNGIKYTNMFDAQVDAVHSALSAMGFKDVEIMVAETGWPYAGDSNEVGPSIENAKAYNGNLIAHLRSMVGTPLMPGKSVDTYLFALYDEDLKSGPASERAFGLFRPDLSMTYEAGLSKSSQTPSTPQNPVTPVTPQPKPTASGWCVPKAGISDAQLQASLDYACSQGIDCGPIQPGGACFEPNTVASHAAYAMNLYYQTSGKNLWNCDFSQTATVTSQNPSKYLSTFNNVNRFRGIIHGNGLVVKLILSLWYCWYLQLS
- the LOC18607792 gene encoding glucan endo-1,3-beta-glucosidase 7 isoform X2, yielding MATLFLFLSFLLLSFHFSSSESFIGVNYGQVADNLPPPSATAKLLQSTSIEKVRLYGADPAIIKALANTGIGIVIGATNGDVPALASDPNSAAQWVNSNVLPFYPASKIILITVGNEVLMTNDPNLINQLLPAMQNVQNALNAASLGGKVKVSTVHSMAVLSQSDPPSSGLFSPSYQPALKGLLQFQKENGSPFAINPYPFFAYQSDSRPETLAFSLFQPNAGRVDSGNGIKYTNMFDAQVDAVHSALSAMGFKDVEIMVAETGWPYAGDSNEVGPSIENAKAYNGNLIAHLRSMVGTPLMPGKSVDTYLFALYDEDLKSGPASERAFGLFRPDLSMTYEAGLSKSSQTPSTPQNPVTPVTPQPKPTASGWCVPKAGISDAQLQASLDYACSQGIDCGPIQPGGACFEPNTVASHAAYAMNLYYQTSGKNLWNCDFSQTATVTSQNPSYNNCIYPGGST